The genomic stretch GTTtattcagcagtgctgtggctaTTTGCAATTAAATAACAAAGCCATAACGGATCCAGCAAAGGTAGTAAAACActttaaatctaatttaaataaaatgtataccTTGTACACACTTTTTCTGATAAAACACTGAGTTACAAAGGAGCCTTTAAAAGTCTCATGACTGGAGACttacacaacaccaccacatcgGTGTCACTGTGGTGCTGAgtgatccaccaaccaaataataCCAGATcaaagagggctaacaaagtatgcagagaaacagatgacctacagtctgtaactgaagaACTACAAATTGCATCTATATGTTAAGTGGAGTTGATCAAATCTACAGTGAATGTAGATACCAGAAGATGTTCTTAATAAAGTGTTTAGTGAGTGTATATCTGCAAAATTATGCAAAATAGGAGATCTGACGTTGTCCTGCACAGTGATGGACCTCCTGGGGTTAAGCTTGATCATTACAATAATTATCCCCATTTCTGCTTAGCTCATTTTCCACTGTATGGCTCATACATGTTCAGAAAAGAAATGGCTATTTGGTTttgaatgacagaaaaaaataaactgccCTCCCTTTCTATCCAGGTCACTTGACCGATGACCACCTAGTAGAGTTCCTGAGACGCTGTCGTGGCGCCCTACGGCCTGAAGGCCTGATCGTGATAAAGGATAACGTGGCATACGAGGGTGTGGTGCCCGATGAGGTTGACAGCAGCGTATGCAGAGACCTGCAGATTCTGCACCGCCTGGTGGCCAGAGCTGGACTAGTCATTGTCCACGAGGAACAGCAGCAGAACTTCCCTGAAGAGATCTACCAGGTCCACACGTTAGCTCTTAGATAGGAGCATTGCGAGTAAATGAGCCGTTGTTTATGATAAAGCAACTGCACAAACCATGTTAAGTCTGTACAAGATTCCTTAATGCCAGTGTCATTGCGGTTTCTAATGATACTTGACTGGAAAAGGAGCAATATGTGCCTGTGTCAAAGTGTGGGGGCTTTAAACAAGGGGGAGCCTTTCAGATCTTGTTTGCCCGACTGATTTGTGGACTGTTGCTGAAGGGTCAAAAGGTGCGTCAGGACATAGAAGTTTATCGTATTAGCCTCCAAAACATCTCAGGCCTGTATTTTATAGTAAGGCACCTTTAATACAGCAGACAAAATCCATGGTAATGAACGTGCTCCTTTATGCATCAGTTGGACTAAGACTTTGTATTTAAACCAGCCTAAGtatgtgtgcttgcactggacTGAGCTGTCGGGgtggatgtgtgtatataactTTAGagatgtatgtatgcatgtaagTGTTTACTATGAACGagtgtgcaaaaataaaataaagtttgtAGAAGTTGAGCTGTGTCTTCATATTAATGGAGCTATTAAATGTTGGGCTTGTTTAAGTCTAAGGGATAACAAGtctgtttttggtatataaaactACACTTTAAGTGGCCTTATCCTAAACCCGTAAACAAGTAACCGCTCAAAATAaccaatatacaaataaaaatataaataaatcaatacatAAGAAAATTGATATTTATATGCTTCCCAAACATTGAGTAAGAAGATTCAACTGTCAGACAATTTGTTACAGGTTTATTTAAGGCTGATCTCAGTGTTGTTAGATTAGTGCAATGTGTGCATGTAAGTTTGATTTTGCATCACTTGGTCCTTTGGAAGTCCAGTTTTGGATTAGTAATAAATAACAGTACTCAAAGTCTaacatttagttattttttcaATCTACAAATATTAGGCCCTTTTTTGTGCTCTCCACCCAGGGCATCCTAACATGAACCAGGTTTGATATTGTTGGGCTTAGTGAATGACGTTTCATTATTCTGGCAACTACAAAGATGTTTCAAGGATTATAACACAGCATAACATAGGACACCTTTGACTTAGATTCAGTCTCCTTTTGCAGAAGAAGGCCATGCTAAAAGTAAATATTAACCAAGTGACTGGAGGTTGATTAGGACCAGGTCTCGCTCTGGAAACGTCCAGCTTTCTCCATGCCATCCAGCATTTCCTGTGCCTGGCTATCTGTCACACCTCCCTCCTGTTGGAAAACCTCCTTAAGTGCATCACATACTCCTGTAGGCATCTGCTTGGAGTTCCTGGGTACAAAAAATATAGTATGTACagtacattttacagtgtaaatgttgCAATTTTTTCCAGATTCTTTAGGACGTATTTAATTACGTTTGGTATTGGAAGATTTAACAGAGCTCTAATTATGTACTACATAAATTGGAAGGATTCAGatcaataatacatttttggaTGCATGCAGGTGCTCAGTTTGTGATTCTAAGTAGTTTCTAAAAAGGATGGTAAATGGCAGATGTTCAGAGGAGACTAAAGCATAGTGAAGCCTGGAAGCAGTTTGAGCAGCTTGAGGGAAGGTTTGGCGATATGATTTGAAGAAAAGATTGACGATCGACTTCTACAGTTTGTTACCAACACTAACCTCATAGCTAACTTAATAAGCAAAATATAGGCAGCAAATaagtcttggctgattggctacaaGTGGAAAGTTGtgttaatgtgatttttaaCCCAACAATTTCTTTATCAGGCATGTGTGGTAACACAAACCATCCAAAAAGTTTTATTATCATGCACTGGCATCCTAGAACTGGTGAAAACTTTCAAGCCATTCTTGGTGCACACCTACCCTGCTATATAGAAGACTGCATTCTTGTTGGCAATCAGGTCCCATAATAGCTTAGCCTGCTCCTTTACTCTGTGCTGAACATAGATTTTGTCCTcctaaaatgagcaaaaacatgACAATGGCATCATACATGCAGGTATATAATGGCTTAAGAAAGTAATCTCTCACAAACATGACATTTCTGGTTCTGGTTCATTTGCTAAAACATTACTGATTTTATTACTCTTTAATCAGCTTATTTGGCCCCTGGGTCCTCAAATGGTACGATGATGTGGTTTCCTATGCCCTACTAACCTGGTCTCTGGAGAAGGCTGTAAACAGTGTCATGTGACCAGCCTGAACCTTTTCCTCCCATTCTAAGTGACAGTAAAAGTCTTTGGTTTCAGAGCGGCATCCGAAGAACAAAACGTTAGCTGAGAAGAAAAGAATGCAttggaaagaaaacatgaaacaaagaGTTTAGGTTCTAAGATCTAATGTGCTGAGCCACTTTCTAAGCAGTTATAAAATACTCAAAATACACATATGGCCACACATTCTTGAATTCTGTAGCAATTTGCAGAGTTATTAAAAAGTTATTGCTCTGTTCATGGACAGTAGACAGTACAAAAGCAACTAAGTCAATACTAGGCGTTTAAGAAGTGTTAAGGGGAGGTTCATTTTAACGCTGCATCTCCCTGTTGCTAACTGGCATTAGTgttatgtacatttacatttacagcatttagcagacgctcttatccagagcgacttacaagaggtgctttgtcaatctagagaaagtatctttgctagttaccaatagcttagagaaaaagacagtcctgagctcagatactgctagaataaaaatgtcactgcagacaccgagagaaaaagaaacagatgaatgcagaactctgtgccatccAATGcagtacaataacaataaagataatacaataaactacaatacagagtgcagtacaataaaataagtgcagcttataattcaatgctcatttaagtgctgtgtaaagagatgagtcttcagtctacgtttgaagacagcaagagactctgctgttcggacagccagtgggagttcattccaccacctgggtgccagtagagagaacattctcgacgctcgtccttccttgaaggatggcgggtcaagccgagctgtactcgaagctcgaagggctcatggtacagttcgagatttcaccattgccatcaagtaggtaggggctggtccatttttggctttgtaggcaagcattagggttttaaatctgatacgcgcagctacaggaagccagtgaagggagcgcagcaatggggtgaTGTGGCTGTAAATGGTTTTGATATAGACAAAGTTGTATCACTTGCTGTTTATAAAATTATCTACTATTCATTTGCAAGTGTGGTGCTGCTAATAGTAAAACAAGCTACAAATTAAAAGgctaatttttgtttttgttgtgctaATGTTGATACCAGTAATCAGTAATTCCACTTTTGGGTTCTTCTTTTTAAAACAGATTGGtcagtacagtaaaaaaaaaaaaaacaacaactacagGGCACATGTACACGTTTTCAACTATTTTCAACTACTGtattttttctactgaaaacaaaaggggaaaaagctgctgttgttcccaaaaaACAAGTCCCATTCAACAACCCACACCAGCATGTTTGTTAGTAAGCTGTGGATACTgtcattttttctttactgaaattttgttcaaaatatcaaATCATGGGCCAAATGTATTGTTATAGTTTTACAGGAACAGTATTTTAGAACAATTCTAACATTCACTTTTCTTATTTATCTTAtcttgttttcttatttgagatttgttcttaggtaagaacagaatcttaACACACTCAAGACCACAAagatgtgaacaattctgcattttaaaaacacatcatgaatctgatgtagacttgtTTTTTAGGACCTAGGATCTCAAGAATAAATTTAAGAAAAGAAGATCTTGGTGAACAAGGCCCATTCTTATGAACGTCTTAGTGTTTGTTTTAAGATCCTTCACAGATTTTTATAAGAAAGCTTCAATACTGAAAGATAAGAAAATTGTCTGCACATATCTAAGTATATTTAATTTTCACTGAGTGAATCCTAAGAGTCTTAATGCTGCAATATTTACAGCACACCTATGTACTTTACAAAATGCATATTTGCTCCCCTACTTTTTAACTTCTCAAATTCAACACTCCATTGGACAGTTTTCTGTTGTATATTTGTGGACTGTTTAGCTGCTGGTTGATTTTGCTTAACATCAGTTTTGATAGCCTGTTTAAATGTCAGCATGTAAACTCAGCACACTATTGTGTTCCCATCTAAATCAGTAGAAGACCGCACTGGGCATTGCTGTGATTACACTGAACAACGtatcagcattattattatttttttgagaGTATGAAAACAggaaatttacattttcaatcATAAGACCAAGACATGTGGCAGCCATGATACACTCACCTGTTTTGCCTTGAGCAATTCTCTCCTGTATGGCAGTTCTGAATGGGGCAACACCCGTCCCAGGCCCTACCATTATGGCAGGGGTTTCAAGGTCCTGGGGAAACGTCAGGCCACCCTTCTTCACCCATAATGGCACACAGACCTCacctaaaaaaaacacaaagacacatGACATAGAATGAGATATTATAAAGAAATGATTAGGCAAAAAGTCAAACTGGCTCAACTTCCACCTTACCTTAAACATAGTCATtaagtcaagacatgtttggtgcctgaCTTTTGCTTTTATCCTAGAGCTATGAGGCTGATGTAACTTACAAGTATATAACCAAAAGTACAGACAAGATTAAGGATACAAGATGACTGCTCCTActtgtttttagctatgctataAGATGCATGTCCATAAGCCTCATAACTCAAAAGCTTAAaaaagtaaacttcagacacgAAACAATCTGTGTATAACACTTCCTTCTTTCTGATACACTATACCCTGAGTGGGGTCCAACGATGCTAGCCAGTTAGAGCACAGGCCTTTGCGTGGCTTATGAAGTCTGGTTTTGTACCTCACCACAGCCACCAGAACTTGAAGCCGGTTAGGGTTTGCCTACAGAACACATGTTTAGATGGTGGggtcttttaaaaatattcaaggAACATTCCAAAACTTCATTtctatctgccacatctgtacACTGCACTTGTGACAGACAGATTCAAATCACTGATTACCACGGACAGTCATTTCAGTGCAATTTAATGTACTTagaaaagcacagaaaacacaaatggTTCAAAGTTTGCATACAAAGGAACACAAAATTTAAGCAGTTGCTTAAACAGcttaagctgtaaaaaaaaaaaaaaaaaaaaaaaaaaaatcacaatataataataataataataatagtaataataataaagcagaggtatttctttaaaacaaacaagtatatattgtttttaccacaattaaaatgtaaaaatcaggATTTACCAGTAGGGAAGATGCTATAGAGAAAGTACGAGGCTGAATTTCAGGGAATAAATCTAGCAGATAGTTCACGCTGAGTTCAGCCGTCGTATGAGGAAAGTCAGTCAGAACCTGAtggggggtaaaaaaaaaacacttcattttGGGGAATGCAATTTCTTCTGTCttaattttatcatcatttCTTCTGCGTCTATGGGGTCTTATAGTTTATGTACTAGTTTTAACATGCTAGtattttaaaatctgtatttAGCAGAAAACGCATTTGTTGCCACTGTGcacaaaattaaatattttgactAGGAGATCTAATTGTTAGCTATTATTTGAAatacttaaatatttaatattatttaaatattctagCATAGTGCAATGTGCTGCATAGAAAGTCTTGCTAATACTATTGGCCTCCCGAGGGCTCTCACCTCCAAGGCTGTGCGGCGGGGTCTGTTGCAGTAACTGTGTAGCTCATCCTGACCTTGTGCCGAGCTGAACTCAGCCAGTTTTCCTCGTTCCAGCTCGTTTGTAGCAAAAGTGGCAAGGAGCTCAAAGAAAGAGCGGCGTGGAACTGCAGCAATGTCCAAAAATTGCTCTACTAGATATCTGACTGAACATGGCTGAGGCAGGCATGCAGGAACTGGAGCTGAGAGAAACAAGGCATAAACAAGTTACACACTTTACTGCTTTACATGGTTCTGATGGCTACCTTCACTTTACAAAGAGGCAATTTTTAACAAATTATGTGACAGAGGTCTGttttctagaacagtgtgtcaAGTCATATATCCACTTGTCAGTGCTTTGGGAAGCTGTCAAGTCAAGTCCAGTCAAGTTTATTATTTACAGCACACAAAGCAGCTTAACAGAAACCAGTGGTGACAGTAGCAAGGAAAAACCCCTTAAGAGTAAGTAGAGGAAGAAAACCTGAGAtgaaccaagattcaaaagggAAACCCACCCTCCTCTAGTCAACACTcgatagcaaaacaataacacattaGTAATATGCACAGAGAATAAGCTTTTATAATTactataaaacattaaacaacagAGAAAAGGGCGGGGGAAAGCCTGCCATTGGAGAGAAATATTTAGATTAAACAATGATAACTAATAATTATTGTTAGAGGCCTATCAGAGTAAAAATCAGAAACACACCTCTGAGAAACAGTCAGCGTAAGTTTTGTACAGTCTGgtaatatgaatatgaaaagaCCTCAAAGTATTGAGGCAGGAAGCAACGTCTATAATTAGTTTGTGAGGAAGGGTAAGCAATGGCTATGTTTAAATAGTTTGAATCTGTGCATGCAGCAGCATCATCAGATTGTCAACTGGTTAAGGACAGAGCCTAGTAAGTTTGATAAGAAAGTGTCCAAAAATCAGCACACCAGTGTTGCTTTTAGCATCAAATGTGCACATGAGAGTCATTTCAGGGCAAAGTTGGGTTACATACAATCACACTAAAGTCAGAAAGATCATATATGAGCAAAACGGAATTTACCAACATGCTTGTAATGTATAGCCTAACAACCCCAACTGGGATCTTATGGGTTcctgtgcaaaaaaaatgctCCAACCAAAAAATTACTTTCAATTCAATTTGAAAGATTATAATGTAATTTGCTTTTTCAATCACTAtgcatcacatacacacacctgtgCTGCCATCAGTTGGGGTAAGTATAAAGTAGCAGTCTGGGTCCAGTCTCAGTAGCTGGCAAAATTGCTCCACATCTTCTGTGATATTGCATGGCCTCATCATCACAACATCGCCTGCGCCGTACCTGTCCAACACATGTTGTCTATGACatgctattttttatttaaaagtataTGGCAAAAAATGCATATTCGATTGTTTTCATACACACTTATACACAAAGCAGGGACTTTCTTCACTATGTTTGGAACTTACTGGATGTTCGAGCCTGTGATGTCAAACTCGATAAGCCTTACATCCTGGAAATGAGAGGGGTCTGTTACTCTTTCATTAGACACCATTCTTGCAGGGAAAGGGTGCACTGAAGAGGGTGGGGCCTGATCATCAGGTGGGAGGAGGTTCATGAGCTTCTCTGGTACATCATCCAAGAACTGGAAAACATAGCGAGGGGGAAGCCTGCAGAAAATACAATCAAATTGTCAAATTATCTTGTTTATTTTGACCGATTTGATTGAGGCACAATGCCTCAGACACAAGGCATAATTGACCAGCCAGATATTTACATATACTCACTAgtcactttattaagtacattgTATCTACATTCACTACCCATTTCATCAGGTCAACTTACcatatagttctacaattacaaactgtagtccattcGTTTCTCTTGATAATTTGCaagcccccttttaccccatTGACAAATGGTCAGGACCTGTaatctgtaattgcagaactacaaaatgtgctttttttttttttgccctgctAGCTCTGCCCAGGCAAATGTAAGTGCTATTATGGTGAAATGGAAGcatgaaatgaaacaacaaTAGCTAAGCTATGAAGCAGTAAAGGGTGTGTCTGATGTTTTGCTGCCTTTGTTGTCTCATAAGTCAGGGCTTTAGACAGATACATTGTGATGAAGGTACCTGTAACTGAATCGCATTTCACAAACACTTCGAACATCATGTCGATGCCTTACCAACAGCTCGCTTTCAGCTGTTTGCATTAGACGCCACCttttactcagaaaaaaaaaacgtttataTCTTTTAAGAAAGCGAGCATGCTAAACTTTTtataaccaaaataaaaaaatactctATTTGTATACATTTTGTCTCTGTTCTTGACTGTGTCAGTGATAGTGTTATATGATATTTTTTTCCTAACCGCACAGAGACTGAGCATCAGGGAAACTCACGGATCTTCCTCACGGAGTGGGCTTAATCCAGCAGGTGGAGGATACAGAGACAGAACTTTCTGCCAGAATGAAATCAGCCAGGGATCGATCACTCCATCTGGCCTAAAGATGTGAAACAAATGATACATGAGCATTATAGAGTATGTCACAAGGGTCATCAGTTCTGAAAGAGGGCCAGAGTCCTGCACGATTTGGCGATTTCCCTGCTTATGcacaactaaagaaaaaaattctggtaGTTCAATCCAGACAATGGCCCTCTCGATGCAGACCTGATATACCCTGTTGTATGGTATGTCACTAACTGACAAAGACACCAACAAACAGACAAGAAGACCATTACTATTTCCAGACTGGTGTTGAAGCTTAATAAAAAATTACTCTTGTATTCTCTGCATATTTCTTAATGTAAGCATAAGCACTAACTTCTTCTTCTGACAGTACCTTTCCTTGATAGTATCTTTAGACTCCAGTATATTTGCATAAGCTTATACCACAAAGAATTTCTGCAAGCCATTCTATATAGATGCATGATATGTAATAGAGATGTAGTACCTCCTACATGGAATCAGCATTGTATACAACCTGTATACAAAGTGTATACAACGAAAACTGACACTATTCCAATTGGTATCAGTTTTTAACTTGAATATCAACGAATATATACACAGAATATTGATGCTGTGAACACAATGTAGTTTTGATTACTTTTAAACATGTGAAATTCTGCTAATATAACCTTTAAATGCACTTACAGCTAATCTAAATGCCAATTGTTTATGGTCTCTTATTAAACATATGATAATATTCAGCATACCACATCGTTTAAAAgaccaattttttttgtttacttgtaaTCTTCCATCAAAAGGCGTCTCCTGTGTTTTGATTATTCAACCATACACTCATTGGCAGGGAAAAATAATTATATTCAATCTCCCACCACCGCCAACTATCACTGAAAAATGCAGGTAAAGCACCAGTCTCTGACCAGTAGTCAAGAGTAGGCTTTGCCGATACCCAAGATTCTTACCCAAGATCATGCTGATCGTCAGCCAGGCCAACCGGGAGCAGGGCATTAGCACCAAGCTGTAGCAAACGCTTATAGAGCTTCTTAGCAACAAAGTTGAACCTAAAAAGTGACAGGCCTCAGAAAAAGCATTCTACAAACCAGGCTTGACAATAACGCATTCATTCAGAAAGACTGtgtatgtaataactttaaCACACCAAAAgcataaagtaataattgtaccataattgTAAACAGTGCTCATAGCCTCACtctaattccttttttttaaatgtgtcaatTAAATATCTAACATAATATTCCCCCAGGCCGTAAGGCAATTGAAATTCTGAAGAGTAAGCAAATTTTAGAAAACCTTTGAATAGGTTAACAGTGAGATTAATACTAGTGAAAATCTTACTTAGGATAAGAGGAGTCCCCGAGGCCAAGCACTGCACAATCCAAGCGACAAAGGGAACCTGCAGGCAACGACTTCCTGAACAGAAACCTCCAGAAATTCTGCAGGACAAACATAGACTTCAAGAAACTACACTCTGTTTATCATGTACAAACATtccaaaaacatatttgaaacaGTATTGGAACAGTacttaaaatgcaaataaaaacagaaagcagtgatttgtaaaccTACTCTGGCCTGTATTTATATGACACCAGAACAAAAACGAGACATTTAGTGTTCATCAGCTTAATTGCTTTTTTGTAATTGtatgctcattctgaaactgatgcctgaaacattgcaaaaaaagcaatttaagactaggaacactgttaaatgtttaaaaaaaaaaaaaaaacaacacacatcttaaagaggtgatgcaatcatgcttggTCATTAAAGGAGCAACCAGAaaaggcctagtcctttatgaACAAGGATAGGTTGAGACTCCCAGGACATTTTGCTTGGAGTGGCCAAGGTGTGACACTGAGCTAGTGTTGTGTGGCCATGTGGCATGACTTCATAAATGCCACATGATCCAAATGTGGATATAGTTTGAGACACCGCATGATTCAACCTGCACAAATAAGTCATACATCTAATAATGGAGAATatacacatttgtgtgtttgtggagtttGTGTACTAGTTGTCATGTTTTATAGTGGTTTAGGAGTTTAACAATAATAGTACAgtacaaaactttttttttttttaaacctgtggTTCCTTAATGCTACACTATGGTTTTGGGAATTGGACACCTCTCTGGTGGAACATTTCGTAATGTTGCTTGTGCTTTGGACCTGTGGACCTTGTcccaacacctctgacttttaaatgagtATATCTGGCATAACAGGGTGCATAGAcaccatattttttttccccatactAGTGCAGCTTCAAATGCATATTTTCAAACAGCAACGGTGACCTTGAATCTAACAGCCATTTCAATAAAGCGGAGCTCCTCTTTATATTACACATATGTTCAcattaatctgttttttttaacatgatgTATACAAAAGTATAATGTTAAAAAGTCCACTATGAAACATGCACTCATATGATCCCAGCTACAATTGCCAAGGAGTCTCTTGGGTTATGTCATTCACAATGGCATAAACCACCTACTTTGACTATGACTTGCAGGGGCAGGTGATTACCAAAACTATGCTTTAGCAAAAACCTGTAAGAATACCTCGTTCACTAGCTACTACAGCTTTGGGCTGCAATGATCACTGCAACACTGCAATGATAATATGCTTACTGCAGTGATGGGCACATCTACGGcaaaataacatattttttaaagtcaTCCGGCATACGCACAGCTATGAAAATAAGTAAAGGCATTCGGTAAAAGACTGATGTAAGATGCTCCACATTTGTTAGGATATTATAAGTAGAGTAGAGTACTACTGTAGGCTGAGCAAGTGAAAATATAGATAGTTGAAGGAAACTGCAACATTCGGGCACATCAGTACTGAAAGCTACAGGAGGTTACCTATTATCCATTATATACTTTCTTACCTTCATGTTGTCTGGAGGGTCACCTTGCCCTGTAGTAGCACAAACAAACACCACGAGAGACTCGGATATCAGGTTTGCCTGaaatacacatacatagatATGAGCATCCCCCTCGACTTACACTAAAAATACTCACTTTCAGTACAAACAACAAAGCAACAATCACAATGCATTTGTGCTTTCATGCCTTTACATTTCGCTCTgctcttaaaaacaaagtttggcaaaaaaatctaatctgtTCAATTTTCCCCTTACCACAAATGTAGCTGAGCAAACTGCAGTTTGAGACTGTGCCCTGTTACCACTATGTGTGGGGTGTAGACTGAATGCCCATTACTATGAGAGTTACTTGTTTTGTTATTAAAATTTCTgtgtggtaaataaagtgttttcCACTTTTTGGACAGAAGAGAGGCTTTTTTGCCTTCACTGACCACATTATTTTGTTGACTCTTCCAAACACTCCAGACATTTTGTTTGACATGCTTGGTTATTTAAATGGTGATGAATGCTGcaaaaacactgttaaatgcAGTTAGGGATGTACCAATATAGGAGTTTTGAACTGATGAAGATACctgatatttttacatacatattgACCAATGACAAAGCAGATACATACAAATTTATAAAACAGAAATTTGGACCAGAtttacctggattagcattacagagaaatataactttttttcccccgattttctccccaatttactcatctccaattccacccactagttagggcTCCCCCAATCACAacatactaccaatgctaggagggtgaagactagcacaggcttcctcggAGACCTGTGAGGCCAGCTAccacatctttttgaactgccgctcacgctcACTGGACAGCCGAATGTACTTGGAgtaaagcgccaaccgccagatctgctacgtcagctaacagacacctgcgctgactagcatctcattgagtgatgggaggaataggggggccatcctacccacccagagagagggaggccaATTGTGCcgtcttggactcccagccatggacggctgtagcatcaccagagaTCTTTTagcctaaacattctgctcttctgaagaacaataaatacatcatcaaatataaGTTTAAAATGCTAGACATATCTAAACATCTGCCAGTATCGACAAGAATtc from Pygocentrus nattereri isolate fPygNat1 chromosome 23, fPygNat1.pri, whole genome shotgun sequence encodes the following:
- the ndor1 gene encoding NADPH-dependent diflavin oxidoreductase 1, producing MATHSLLVLYGSQTGTAQDTAERIGRQAQRRRVGVRVQALDSYNVANLISESLVVFVCATTGQGDPPDNMKNFWRFLFRKSLPAGSLCRLDCAVLGLGDSSYPKFNFVAKKLYKRLLQLGANALLPVGLADDQHDLGPDGVIDPWLISFWQKVLSLYPPPAGLSPLREEDPLPPRYVFQFLDDVPEKLMNLLPPDDQAPPSSVHPFPARMVSNERVTDPSHFQDVRLIEFDITGSNIQYGAGDVVMMRPCNITEDVEQFCQLLRLDPDCYFILTPTDGSTAPVPACLPQPCSVRYLVEQFLDIAAVPRRSFFELLATFATNELERGKLAEFSSAQGQDELHSYCNRPRRTALEVLTDFPHTTAELSVNYLLDLFPEIQPRTFSIASSLLANPNRLQVLVAVVRYKTRLHKPRKGLCSNWLASLDPTQGEVCVPLWVKKGGLTFPQDLETPAIMVGPGTGVAPFRTAIQERIAQGKTANVLFFGCRSETKDFYCHLEWEEKVQAGHMTLFTAFSRDQEDKIYVQHRVKEQAKLLWDLIANKNAVFYIAGNSKQMPTGVCDALKEVFQQEGGVTDSQAQEMLDGMEKAGRFQSETWS